In a single window of the Gemmatimonadota bacterium genome:
- the sufB gene encoding Fe-S cluster assembly protein SufB, translated as MEAIETLAQQEYKEGWVTDIEMETAPPGLNEDIIRFISAKKKEPEFLLEWRLKAYRHWLTMKEPSWQYMAYPPVDYQDIVYYAAPKNTPQYNSLDEVDPELLATYDKLGIPLEEQKVLAGVAVDAVFDSVSVHTTFKDKLAELGIIFCSFSEAAQEHPDLVEKYLGTVVPYRDNYFATMNSAVFSDGSFCYIPPGVRCPMELSTYFRINTAGTGQFERTLIVADEGSYVSYLEGCTAPMRDENQLHAAVVELVALKDAQIKYSTVQNWYPGDEQGKGGVYNFVTKRGACKGDNSKISWTQVETGSAITWKYPSVILQGDHSIGEFYSVALTRNKQVADTGTKMIHVGKNSRSTVVSKGISAGNGQNVYRGRIQVLKKADGARNYTQCDSMLIGDRCGAHTFPYIDVGNNSANVEHEASTARISEDQLFYCKTRGISTEDAISMIINGFCKEVFQELPMEFAVEAKKLLGISLEGSVG; from the coding sequence ATGGAAGCCATCGAAACTCTAGCCCAGCAGGAATACAAAGAAGGCTGGGTGACCGACATCGAGATGGAAACGGCGCCGCCGGGGCTCAACGAGGATATCATCCGGTTCATATCCGCAAAGAAGAAAGAGCCCGAGTTTCTGCTGGAATGGCGCCTGAAGGCCTACCGGCACTGGCTCACGATGAAGGAGCCCAGCTGGCAGTACATGGCCTATCCGCCGGTCGACTACCAGGATATCGTCTACTACGCCGCGCCGAAGAACACGCCGCAGTACAACAGTCTCGACGAGGTGGATCCCGAACTGCTGGCGACCTACGACAAGCTCGGCATCCCGCTGGAAGAGCAGAAGGTGCTGGCGGGCGTAGCCGTGGACGCGGTCTTCGACAGCGTGTCGGTCCACACGACCTTCAAGGACAAGCTGGCCGAGCTGGGCATCATCTTCTGTTCCTTTTCCGAGGCGGCGCAGGAACACCCCGACCTGGTGGAGAAGTACCTGGGCACCGTGGTGCCGTACCGCGACAACTATTTCGCGACGATGAACTCGGCCGTCTTCAGCGACGGCTCCTTCTGCTACATCCCGCCCGGCGTCCGGTGTCCCATGGAACTCTCCACCTACTTCCGCATCAATACGGCCGGGACCGGCCAGTTCGAGCGCACCCTGATCGTCGCCGACGAGGGTTCCTACGTGAGCTACCTGGAAGGCTGCACCGCGCCCATGCGAGACGAAAACCAGCTGCACGCGGCGGTCGTGGAGCTGGTGGCCCTTAAAGACGCGCAGATCAAGTATTCCACGGTCCAGAACTGGTATCCGGGCGACGAACAGGGAAAGGGCGGCGTCTACAACTTCGTGACCAAGCGCGGGGCCTGCAAGGGGGATAACAGCAAGATCTCCTGGACCCAGGTGGAAACGGGATCGGCCATCACATGGAAGTATCCCAGCGTGATCCTGCAGGGCGACCATTCCATCGGAGAGTTCTATTCCGTGGCGCTGACCCGAAACAAGCAGGTGGCCGACACGGGTACCAAGATGATCCACGTGGGCAAGAACTCGCGCAGCACCGTGGTCTCCAAGGGGATATCCGCGGGCAACGGCCAGAATGTCTACCGGGGACGGATCCAGGTCCTGAAGAAGGCGGACGGGGCGCGGAACTACACGCAGTGCGATTCGATGCTGATCGGCGACCGCTGCGGCGCCCATACCTTTCCCTATATCGACGTGGGTAATAACTCGGCGAACGTGGAACACGAAGCGTCGACGGCCCGGATCAGCGAGGACCAGCTTTTCTATTGCAAGACCCGGGGCATTTCCACCGAAGACGCCATTTCCATGATCATCAACGGGTTCTGCAAGGAGGTCTTCCAGGAACTGCCAATGGAATTCGCCGTGGAGGCGAAGAAGCTGCTGGGGATCAGCTTGGAAGGCAGCGTGGGTTGA
- a CDS encoding GMC family oxidoreductase has product MSLPNPNIRRPDVIIIGTGAAGAVLAKELSTKGLRVVAMEMGSFRKTRHFDQDELQAMHPASNNPDHPNIYRHDQPNTYRQSSDAQATEDHGIHMQSTVGGSTLHYTGISWRLHENDFKERSLYGDLDGADVQDWPIDYWDLEHYYEKAEYEIGISGLAGANPFDPPRRRPYPMPPVPRTSSGALADLAARKLGWHSYPAPLAINSREYGGRSPVMNCGFCESYVCTIQARSSMLVTMIPQALRTGNCQIRADACVREIVVDEDGRAEGVVYLDKDLREHRLEARAVIVCCNGVHTPRLLLMSKSNLFPDGLANSSGKVGKHLMFNYYQSARGFFDKDLNEYKGVMDSRIIQDFYDPDPDKYGFFGGGVVEPRGDGETISFANLNMPRLRRWGARRKKWIMDNYTRYMVALTSMQSMSQESNSIDLDPDVKDKWGLPVPRVTYNVHPNEHKLGDFFRERARELLDAAGAHGVVASPNFVPRGDAHLMGTCRMGNDPATSVVNKFNQAHDVDNLFIVDGSSFVTSGKSNPTLTIQALAFRCADYIVTQMARLNIR; this is encoded by the coding sequence ATGTCCCTACCCAATCCCAATATACGACGGCCGGACGTAATCATCATCGGCACCGGAGCCGCGGGCGCGGTCCTGGCGAAGGAGTTGAGCACGAAGGGACTGCGCGTGGTCGCCATGGAAATGGGGTCCTTCAGGAAGACCCGCCATTTCGACCAGGACGAGCTTCAGGCGATGCATCCCGCCAGCAACAATCCTGACCATCCCAACATCTACCGCCACGACCAGCCCAATACGTACCGGCAGTCGTCGGACGCGCAGGCCACCGAAGACCACGGGATCCACATGCAGAGCACCGTCGGCGGCAGCACGCTCCACTACACGGGCATTTCATGGCGGCTTCACGAGAACGATTTCAAAGAACGAAGCCTTTACGGCGACCTGGACGGCGCCGACGTGCAGGATTGGCCCATCGATTACTGGGACCTGGAACACTACTACGAGAAAGCCGAGTACGAGATCGGTATTTCGGGCCTGGCCGGCGCCAATCCCTTCGATCCGCCGCGCCGCCGGCCCTATCCCATGCCCCCGGTGCCGCGGACCAGCTCGGGCGCCCTGGCCGACCTGGCCGCCCGGAAACTCGGCTGGCATTCCTACCCGGCGCCTCTGGCCATCAACTCCCGGGAATACGGCGGAAGATCGCCGGTCATGAACTGTGGTTTCTGCGAAAGCTACGTCTGTACCATCCAGGCGCGGTCCAGCATGCTGGTCACCATGATTCCGCAGGCGCTGCGAACGGGCAACTGCCAGATCCGGGCCGACGCCTGCGTGCGGGAGATCGTGGTCGACGAGGACGGCAGGGCGGAAGGGGTCGTCTACCTGGACAAGGACCTTCGCGAGCACCGATTGGAAGCCCGCGCGGTGATCGTGTGCTGCAACGGCGTCCATACCCCCCGCCTGCTGCTCATGTCGAAATCCAATCTCTTTCCGGACGGCCTGGCCAACAGCAGCGGCAAGGTGGGCAAGCACCTGATGTTCAACTACTACCAGTCCGCCCGGGGGTTCTTCGATAAGGACCTGAACGAGTACAAGGGCGTCATGGATTCCCGGATCATACAGGATTTCTACGATCCGGACCCGGACAAGTACGGCTTCTTCGGCGGGGGCGTGGTCGAACCGCGGGGCGACGGCGAAACCATTTCCTTCGCCAACCTGAACATGCCGCGTCTGCGCAGGTGGGGCGCCCGTCGCAAGAAGTGGATCATGGACAACTACACCCGGTACATGGTCGCCCTCACCAGCATGCAGTCCATGTCCCAGGAATCCAATTCGATCGACCTCGATCCCGACGTCAAGGACAAGTGGGGCCTGCCCGTCCCGCGCGTGACCTACAACGTGCATCCCAATGAACATAAGCTCGGGGACTTCTTCCGCGAACGCGCCCGCGAACTGCTCGACGCCGCCGGCGCCCACGGGGTCGTGGCCTCGCCGAACTTCGTACCCCGCGGCGACGCCCATCTCATGGGTACCTGCCGCATGGGCAACGATCCGGCGACGTCGGTGGTCAACAAGTTCAACCAGGCCCACGACGTGGACAACCTGTTCATCGTGGACGGATCGTCTTTCGTCACCAGCGGCAAGAGCAATCCGACGCTGACGATACAGGCGCTGGCCTTCCGCTGCGCCGACTACATCGTCACCCAGATGGCAAGGCTCAATATCAGATAA
- a CDS encoding exo-alpha-sialidase yields MSNKLDVRLLPGTRTVDAVTGQGYFPVITHLGGSELLMAYRGGAAHMGLGGRLDVGRSTDGGLNWSAPVTVADSERDDRNPALGMAPGGTLVLAYHWQGSYDEEGAWKPELGRADTRVVFSSDGGRSWVDDALIDYTPINGASPFGKIFTAGGVVHMLIYGGSPCCEPGEGTVRVGPATTPTYILRSKDNGRSWGDPTLVALGLNESDVAILPDGRWLFVARSENRAEQALYSCVSEDSGYTWRGIGRITDAKEHPPDLTLLPNGWLLLVFGRRHPPFGVEGLISRDGGTTWDERRLVLDDSLPGGDIGYPSTARLDDGRLVTAYYTAGTPDRQWEMFRAADVACKVVSYDVSSLIYHWNKNV; encoded by the coding sequence ATGTCCAATAAACTCGATGTGCGCCTGCTCCCCGGCACCCGGACCGTCGACGCGGTGACGGGACAGGGTTATTTTCCGGTCATAACCCATCTCGGCGGCAGTGAACTGCTCATGGCCTACCGCGGCGGCGCCGCGCACATGGGCCTGGGCGGACGGCTGGACGTGGGACGCTCCACTGACGGAGGGCTGAACTGGTCCGCGCCGGTGACGGTGGCCGACAGCGAACGGGACGACCGCAACCCCGCACTCGGCATGGCACCGGGCGGCACGCTCGTGCTGGCGTACCACTGGCAGGGCTCCTATGACGAAGAGGGCGCCTGGAAACCGGAATTGGGCCGAGCCGATACCCGGGTCGTGTTCTCCTCGGACGGCGGCCGTTCCTGGGTGGACGACGCACTCATCGATTACACTCCGATCAACGGGGCCTCGCCCTTCGGCAAGATCTTCACCGCCGGCGGCGTCGTGCACATGCTGATCTACGGCGGTTCGCCGTGTTGCGAGCCCGGTGAGGGCACGGTCCGGGTCGGCCCCGCGACGACGCCGACGTACATCCTCCGGTCGAAAGACAACGGGCGTTCCTGGGGCGATCCGACCCTGGTGGCGCTGGGGCTGAATGAATCGGACGTGGCCATCCTTCCCGATGGCCGGTGGCTGTTCGTCGCACGGTCGGAGAACCGCGCCGAGCAAGCACTGTATTCCTGCGTATCGGAGGACAGCGGGTACACCTGGCGCGGGATCGGCCGGATCACGGACGCAAAGGAACACCCGCCGGACCTCACCCTGTTGCCCAACGGCTGGCTGCTGCTCGTTTTCGGTCGGCGTCATCCGCCCTTCGGCGTGGAGGGCCTGATCAGCCGGGACGGCGGGACCACCTGGGATGAGCGTCGGCTGGTGCTCGACGATTCCCTGCCCGGCGGCGACATCGGCTATCCCTCCACCGCCCGCCTCGATGACGGACGGCTGGTCACTGCCTACTACACAGCGGGGACACCGGACAGGCAGTGGGAGATGTTCCGCGCCGCGGACGTCGCCTGCAAGGTCGTGTCCTACGATGTATCCAGCTTGATCTACCACTGGAATAAAAACGTGTAA
- a CDS encoding TIM barrel protein → MYLHDVVNWTDFDDETLSFYRAISVDMIQLDLRTGGASEAEMHVRAGKDSTELLERAREKTASHGLKLQTVFMPVLEGITLATEERDEELNAFLRLIESLGKAGIPTLAWNFKPMGNFRTPSDIGRGGAVYSTFDYAEFDRNRPPPHDPPVSEAVMWDNMVAFMRAVVPAAEKAGVNLALHPDDPPTPEPLGGVAQICSTLEHFGRIFDTVPSDNHRMLFCQGCMTELAGPQKVYDIIAEMASRNKIALVHFRNVRGQLPRFAEVFIDEGEVDMRRAMETYRDNGYFGPFGMDHTPGFPQARAGWAGRAFANGYIRATIQTVYGR, encoded by the coding sequence ATGTATCTGCACGACGTCGTAAACTGGACCGATTTTGATGATGAAACGCTCAGTTTCTATCGCGCGATCAGCGTGGACATGATCCAGCTGGACCTCAGGACAGGGGGAGCATCCGAGGCGGAAATGCACGTGAGGGCCGGCAAGGACAGCACGGAACTGTTAGAACGGGCCCGGGAGAAGACAGCGTCTCACGGATTGAAGCTGCAGACCGTCTTCATGCCGGTACTGGAGGGGATCACCCTGGCCACGGAGGAACGGGACGAGGAACTAAACGCTTTCCTGCGGCTCATCGAAAGTCTGGGAAAGGCGGGGATACCGACCCTGGCCTGGAATTTCAAGCCGATGGGCAACTTCAGGACCCCCTCCGACATCGGGCGCGGCGGCGCGGTGTACAGCACATTCGACTATGCCGAATTCGACCGGAACCGTCCTCCGCCCCATGATCCGCCCGTCTCCGAGGCGGTGATGTGGGACAACATGGTCGCCTTCATGCGCGCCGTGGTCCCGGCCGCCGAGAAGGCCGGCGTCAACCTGGCGCTTCACCCCGACGACCCGCCCACTCCCGAACCGCTGGGCGGCGTCGCCCAGATCTGTTCCACGCTGGAGCATTTCGGCCGCATCTTCGACACGGTGCCCAGCGATAATCACCGGATGCTCTTCTGCCAGGGATGCATGACTGAACTGGCGGGTCCTCAGAAGGTATATGATATCATTGCCGAGATGGCCTCCCGGAACAAGATCGCCCTGGTGCATTTCCGGAACGTCCGGGGACAACTTCCCCGCTTCGCCGAGGTCTTCATCGACGAGGGCGAAGTGGATATGCGCCGGGCCATGGAAACCTATCGCGATAACGGGTACTTCGGACCCTTCGGCATGGACCACACCCCGGGGTTTCCCCAGGCGCGGGCCGGATGGGCCGGCCGTGCCTTTGCCAATGGCTATATCCGCGCGACGATTCAGACGGTCTACGGACGATAG
- a CDS encoding aminotransferase class I/II-fold pyridoxal phosphate-dependent enzyme: MIMGFGSVLKNGFTRRRFMKGALLGAGAVATGSAWEIAQAMATGKKAGDVRGYGVEPGRVNIGSNENPLGASPRAVAAIAENLHKINRYDFGVDLPVRLNKQHNVPGVEGFELSFEDMRSFMRFRELNRVMVTPGSGPILQALAVIAAGNGGECIEAVPGYGSVARGFQSFQMMGKDVSVVRVPTTGDFVHDLGAMKAAITPTTSLIVVTNPNNPTGTIVPYDELVSLVDAAPEQAIVLIDEAYIHFVRDPNYQDAVKLALERDNVVVARTFSKIYGLAGMRIGYAVGGQRMMNMLMAHMGFFGGGLSTLGMHAALAALDDDEFVDRTLTVVNDGKEYLSAEFDRLGLAYTPSHGNYMIVDVGRDSRRMSGALFRRGVMVRSGSGYRTREVDLLGNHLRVTIGKPDELEVFVNELENILGGSSQG; the protein is encoded by the coding sequence ATGATCATGGGTTTCGGGAGTGTACTGAAGAACGGCTTTACGCGGCGACGGTTCATGAAGGGCGCCTTGCTGGGCGCCGGCGCCGTGGCCACCGGTTCAGCATGGGAAATCGCGCAGGCGATGGCGACCGGAAAGAAGGCCGGCGACGTCCGCGGATACGGCGTCGAGCCGGGTCGGGTCAATATCGGATCCAACGAGAATCCGCTCGGCGCGTCCCCGCGCGCTGTCGCGGCCATCGCCGAGAACCTGCACAAGATCAACCGGTACGATTTCGGGGTGGATCTGCCCGTCCGTCTCAACAAGCAGCACAACGTCCCGGGCGTCGAGGGTTTCGAACTGAGTTTTGAAGACATGCGGTCGTTCATGCGTTTCCGGGAGCTGAACCGGGTCATGGTCACGCCGGGTTCCGGTCCAATTCTTCAGGCACTTGCCGTCATCGCCGCGGGCAACGGCGGAGAGTGCATCGAGGCGGTCCCGGGATATGGATCGGTCGCCCGGGGCTTTCAGAGCTTTCAGATGATGGGAAAGGACGTCAGCGTCGTCCGCGTGCCGACCACGGGTGATTTCGTACACGACCTCGGCGCAATGAAAGCGGCCATCACCCCGACGACCTCCCTGATCGTCGTCACCAACCCCAACAATCCTACCGGAACGATCGTGCCTTACGATGAACTGGTGTCCCTGGTGGATGCGGCGCCCGAGCAGGCCATCGTGCTCATCGACGAAGCCTATATCCACTTCGTACGCGACCCGAACTACCAGGATGCAGTGAAACTCGCCCTGGAGCGCGACAACGTGGTGGTCGCCCGCACCTTCTCCAAGATCTACGGCCTGGCCGGCATGCGTATCGGTTACGCCGTCGGCGGCCAGCGCATGATGAATATGCTGATGGCGCACATGGGATTCTTCGGCGGCGGGCTGAGCACGCTGGGCATGCACGCGGCGCTCGCGGCCCTGGACGATGATGAATTCGTAGACCGCACGCTGACGGTCGTAAATGACGGTAAGGAGTACCTGTCCGCCGAGTTCGACCGTCTGGGTCTGGCGTACACGCCGAGCCACGGTAATTACATGATCGTGGACGTGGGGCGGGACAGCCGCCGGATGTCCGGCGCACTGTTCAGGCGCGGCGTCATGGTTCGGAGCGGTTCTGGATACCGCACCCGTGAGGTCGATCTCCTTGGCAACCACCTGCGGGTGACCATCGGCAAGCCCGATGAACTCGAGGTCTTCGTGAATGAACTCGAGAACATTCTGGGTGGCTCGAGTCAGGGTTAG
- a CDS encoding ABC transporter ATP-binding protein encodes MASDERTGRRIHRNRGSVPRTAEIVRQTLYQRKYTVIAVILMMLAGSAVMLVQPLFYKMLFDRVIPESDTGLLWWLLAGMVATPLVSIGISYFEGHLRVRIGYTVTQALHKAVLNHLLHARLDAVEKIPTGSMVYRVTRDAGKIGDMYIKQELLPVVSSAIVLAGVLVMMFLLNAELAAVFCAALPATYLVTRYLTRYSKEMDREVNDQGKASESFLYEVFNAFRTIRMFNGEGHARMRWAGHMDRFTRIKIRGAALHDIMLTFPNEVINGLVLGVLLGYGAFQVMDGTVTIGSLVAIMAYAPRAYAALRTVLTTYTGTRLIKVSVESLNELFDLPLEPGLRGNLSRQPTEVDPQPAGVEPPAGVEPPTIEFVNVSFSYERGYELKDLSFRAISGEFVGIVGPSGGGKTTIIDLLTRLQEPESGRIAVAGRDIREMSLESLRNQIAVVSQDVFIWNATLAENIAYPDTGYRPEAVEQAVRASALEAFIDGQPKGLETIAGEGGVALSGGEKQRIALARAFMRERSRILILDEATSALDALAEEKIRTAVEEARIGRTTIAIAHRLSTIRHADRILVIDGGKLVESGTPRELLERGGIFARMYDAQALDFE; translated from the coding sequence ATGGCGTCAGACGAACGGACAGGCCGCCGAATCCACCGGAACCGTGGTTCGGTGCCACGCACCGCCGAGATCGTCCGGCAGACCCTGTACCAACGCAAGTACACCGTTATTGCGGTGATCCTCATGATGCTTGCGGGATCGGCCGTCATGCTGGTCCAGCCCCTGTTCTACAAGATGCTGTTCGACCGGGTGATACCCGAATCGGACACCGGCCTCCTGTGGTGGCTGCTGGCGGGGATGGTGGCGACCCCCCTGGTGTCGATCGGCATTTCCTATTTTGAAGGACACCTCAGGGTCCGGATAGGCTATACGGTAACGCAGGCCCTGCACAAGGCGGTATTGAACCATCTGTTGCACGCAAGGCTCGATGCCGTCGAGAAGATACCCACGGGCAGTATGGTCTATCGGGTAACGCGAGATGCCGGCAAGATCGGCGACATGTACATCAAGCAGGAATTGCTGCCGGTGGTTTCAAGCGCGATCGTACTGGCTGGCGTGCTGGTCATGATGTTCCTGTTGAACGCCGAGCTGGCGGCCGTTTTCTGCGCCGCTTTGCCGGCGACCTATCTCGTGACCCGGTATCTGACCCGGTACTCGAAGGAAATGGACCGCGAGGTGAACGACCAGGGCAAGGCGTCGGAAAGCTTTCTGTACGAAGTATTCAACGCCTTTCGTACGATACGCATGTTCAACGGAGAGGGCCATGCCAGGATGCGTTGGGCCGGGCACATGGACAGATTCACCCGGATCAAGATTCGTGGCGCGGCCCTCCACGATATCATGCTCACTTTTCCGAACGAGGTCATCAACGGACTGGTACTCGGCGTGCTGCTGGGCTACGGCGCTTTCCAGGTCATGGATGGCACAGTCACCATCGGCAGCCTGGTGGCGATCATGGCCTATGCGCCGCGGGCGTACGCCGCGCTGCGGACGGTGCTCACCACCTATACCGGCACACGGCTGATCAAAGTCTCGGTCGAGAGTCTGAACGAGTTGTTCGATCTTCCCCTGGAACCGGGCCTGCGCGGAAACCTCAGCCGTCAACCGACCGAAGTCGACCCTCAACCGGCCGGAGTCGAACCGCCGGCCGGAGTCGAACCGCCGACCATCGAGTTCGTCAACGTTAGTTTCAGTTACGAACGGGGCTATGAGCTGAAGGACCTGTCGTTCAGGGCGATCAGCGGTGAATTCGTCGGTATCGTGGGGCCCAGCGGTGGGGGAAAGACCACGATCATCGATCTGCTGACCCGATTGCAGGAACCGGAAAGCGGCCGGATCGCCGTCGCCGGACGGGACATTCGCGAGATGTCCCTCGAATCGCTTCGAAATCAGATCGCCGTGGTCTCCCAGGACGTATTCATCTGGAACGCCACGCTCGCCGAAAACATCGCTTATCCGGATACCGGCTATCGTCCGGAGGCGGTTGAGCAGGCCGTGCGTGCTTCGGCATTGGAAGCGTTTATCGATGGCCAGCCGAAGGGCCTCGAAACGATCGCGGGAGAGGGCGGGGTCGCGCTTTCGGGCGGCGAGAAACAACGCATCGCCCTGGCACGGGCTTTCATGCGTGAACGTTCGCGGATACTGATTCTCGACGAGGCCACTTCCGCCCTGGATGCCCTGGCCGAGGAGAAGATCAGGACGGCCGTTGAAGAGGCAAGAATCGGACGAACCACGATCGCGATCGCCCATCGCCTGTCCACGATTCGCCATGCCGACCGTATCCTGGTCATCGACGGAGGAAAGCTGGTCGAATCGGGCACGCCGCGAGAACTCCTGGAACGCGGCGGTATCTTCGCCCGAATGTACGACGCTCAGGCGCTGGATTTCGAGTAG
- a CDS encoding Rrf2 family transcriptional regulator — translation MKVTAQEEYGLRCILQLARYHSRDPVTGRQIAESEGISLDYVSKLLMILRRAELVRSVRGIRGGYALAREPRSITLGEVMRALSSEDGVVLTSPDAHMCDHFSGHLEACTHLNACAIRPVWTVLARYLSGVLDRISLIDLLQTEHQVLEVVEQVSQDTMREQAMGGTIQIGR, via the coding sequence ATGAAAGTGACCGCCCAGGAAGAATACGGCCTCCGGTGCATCCTGCAGCTGGCGCGATACCATTCCCGCGACCCGGTTACGGGACGGCAGATTGCCGAATCGGAGGGTATCTCCCTGGACTACGTATCCAAGCTGCTGATGATCCTCCGGCGGGCGGAACTCGTCCGAAGCGTGCGGGGGATCCGGGGCGGCTACGCGCTGGCCAGGGAACCGCGAAGCATAACGCTGGGCGAGGTCATGCGCGCCCTGAGTTCGGAAGACGGGGTCGTGCTTACGAGCCCGGACGCTCACATGTGCGATCATTTCTCCGGCCACCTGGAGGCGTGCACGCACCTGAACGCCTGCGCCATCCGACCGGTCTGGACGGTCCTTGCCCGGTACCTTTCCGGCGTGCTAGATCGCATTTCCCTCATTGACCTGCTGCAGACCGAACACCAGGTCCTCGAGGTGGTGGAGCAGGTCTCCCAGGATACCATGCGGGAGCAGGCGATGGGCGGCACGATCCAGATCGGCCGTTAG
- the sufC gene encoding Fe-S cluster assembly ATPase SufC — translation MALLEIKNLRGGIKDQDIINGIDLTVDRGEVHAIMGPNGSGKSTLGKILAGHEEYEETGGTVRFQDKDLFELTPEERANEGMFLAFQYPVEIPGVSNAYFLRAAMNERLKYRGEPEISAGAFRRLLDKKMKQVDMDPELARRPVNEDFSGGEKKRNEIFHMAVLEPTLSILDETDSGLDIDAMRIVAHGINQQRTADNAMIVITHYQRLLDYVVPDYVHVMYQGRIVKSGRKELAFELEEKGYEWIREEVEAAG, via the coding sequence ATGGCATTACTCGAAATCAAGAACTTACGTGGCGGGATCAAGGACCAGGACATCATCAACGGGATCGACCTGACCGTAGACCGGGGCGAGGTCCATGCGATCATGGGGCCCAACGGTTCCGGGAAGAGCACGCTGGGCAAGATCCTGGCCGGCCACGAGGAATACGAAGAAACCGGAGGCACGGTACGGTTCCAGGACAAGGATCTATTCGAGCTCACCCCCGAGGAGCGGGCCAACGAGGGCATGTTCCTGGCCTTTCAGTACCCGGTGGAAATACCAGGCGTCAGCAACGCCTACTTCCTCCGGGCGGCGATGAACGAACGCCTGAAGTACCGCGGCGAACCGGAGATAAGCGCCGGCGCGTTCCGGCGGTTGCTGGACAAGAAGATGAAACAGGTCGACATGGACCCCGAACTGGCCCGGCGCCCCGTGAACGAGGACTTCTCCGGCGGTGAGAAGAAACGCAACGAGATCTTCCACATGGCCGTGCTCGAACCGACCCTTTCCATTCTGGACGAGACGGATTCCGGACTGGACATCGATGCCATGCGCATCGTGGCCCACGGGATCAACCAGCAGCGCACCGCGGACAACGCGATGATCGTCATCACCCACTACCAGAGGCTGCTGGACTACGTCGTGCCGGACTACGTCCATGTCATGTACCAGGGCCGGATCGTGAAATCGGGCAGGAAAGAACTGGCCTTCGAACTGGAAGAAAAAGGCTACGAGTGGATACGGGAAGAAGTGGAAGCCGCGGGTTGA
- a CDS encoding D-galactonate dehydratase: MGRPCLCQWLYPRDDSDGLRTIGEPSMRITHFEILRVPPSWVWLKIHTDTELFGWGEPYLENHPESVIAEVRRLEPLLIGEDPCRVESLWHKMYEGGSGYVGGPVKMSAISGIDMALWDLAGKAAGLPVHGMLGGACRDRIRMYRAVGGQLPWCVEPGQPYDAGWDPSREPDWNFPEGHEEAARVIIEEWGFRCMKLHVGMGTGLEPTAEIDRIAEAFAAVRKGAGPDVEVAVDIHNPHPAMAKQMISALTPHRPLFIEEPMPVERVDVLADIARNSEVPIAAGERWMGKWIFYDALRKNALSVMQPDLCHAGGITECHKIAVMGESAYAKLALHCPLSPLALAASIQIDACASNFLVQEHNEVNCWREEGRTYIGKGYFAEPFVLDEDGCVAVPQGPGLGVDLDPEGFEQIMARPWRDVRG; this comes from the coding sequence ATGGGCCGGCCGTGCCTTTGCCAATGGCTATATCCGCGCGACGATTCAGACGGTCTACGGACGATAGGAGAACCGAGCATGCGAATTACACATTTTGAAATCCTGCGGGTTCCACCGAGCTGGGTATGGCTGAAGATTCACACGGACACCGAGTTGTTCGGCTGGGGCGAACCCTACCTGGAAAACCACCCCGAAAGCGTCATCGCCGAGGTGCGACGACTCGAGCCGCTGCTTATCGGCGAGGACCCCTGCCGCGTGGAATCGCTCTGGCACAAAATGTACGAAGGCGGTTCCGGTTACGTGGGCGGACCGGTGAAGATGAGCGCGATCAGCGGGATCGACATGGCGCTCTGGGATCTCGCGGGGAAGGCCGCGGGACTGCCGGTCCACGGCATGCTGGGCGGGGCCTGCCGCGACCGGATTCGCATGTATCGCGCCGTGGGGGGCCAACTTCCTTGGTGCGTCGAGCCCGGTCAGCCCTACGACGCGGGTTGGGATCCTTCCCGGGAACCGGACTGGAATTTTCCAGAGGGCCACGAGGAGGCGGCCCGGGTCATCATCGAAGAATGGGGGTTCCGGTGCATGAAACTGCACGTGGGCATGGGCACCGGACTGGAGCCTACCGCCGAAATCGATCGGATCGCCGAAGCCTTCGCCGCCGTGCGGAAGGGCGCCGGTCCCGACGTCGAGGTGGCCGTGGATATCCACAATCCCCACCCCGCGATGGCAAAACAGATGATCTCCGCCCTCACGCCCCATCGTCCGCTGTTTATCGAGGAACCCATGCCTGTGGAGCGTGTCGATGTACTCGCGGACATCGCGCGCAACAGCGAAGTCCCCATCGCCGCCGGGGAACGGTGGATGGGCAAGTGGATCTTCTACGATGCCCTGCGCAAGAATGCCCTGTCCGTGATGCAGCCGGACCTGTGCCACGCAGGCGGCATCACCGAGTGCCACAAGATCGCGGTGATGGGTGAAAGCGCCTACGCTAAACTCGCCCTGCACTGCCCGTTGAGCCCATTAGCCCTGGCCGCGTCCATCCAGATCGACGCCTGCGCGTCGAATTTCCTCGTCCAGGAACACAACGAGGTAAATTGCTGGCGCGAGGAAGGACGGACGTATATCGGCAAGGGCTACTTCGCCGAGCCTTTCGTGCTGGACGAGGACGGTTGCGTGGCGGTGCCCCAGGGACCGGGACTCGGCGTGGACCTCGATCCGGAGGGATTCGAACAGATCATGGCCCGGCCATGGCGGGACGTGCGGGGCTGA